The proteins below are encoded in one region of Ephemeroptericola cinctiostellae:
- a CDS encoding GMC family oxidoreductase, translated as MGALVFDYIVVGGGSAGCVLAARLSEDPTVSVCLLEAGGGGASPFVNSPAGFAATVPWGGYSWHYQTVPQAHLNGRRDRVPRGKVLGGSSAINAMVYIRGNRWDYDQWAAAGNRGWAYDEVLPYFKKAEHSEIFPNDPHHGVGGPLNVKHLDQYSPINALFLQACAAHGVPVTSDPNGEQQFGSWLSAVTQKAGERCSAAKAYVQPNLKRSNLTVVTHAHVQRILFEHQTAIGVVYRHAESHETVHLRTRNEVILASGAIHSPQLLMWSGVGDFDTLHVLGIPVVKHLAGVGCNLQDHFTVTAIWRAKNQEGLFGLNIRGSYDVAHGVYDWWRHRRGMLTTNFAESGAFIFSAENVGTPDIQLALIVGMVDEHARRMHWGAGYSIHVTLMRPKSRGCIKLNPKDVYGMPLIDPNFLAETEDIEVMVRGLKKTLSIMNDGALQSYRGELLYPINAQDDANLKNYIRQHGSTEYHPVGTCKMGSASDAMAVVDDHLCVHGVLGLRVVDASIMPTIVSGNTNAPTIMIAEKAADLIKHSKIEKDIKNRASNGDSPTVVV; from the coding sequence ATGGGTGCACTTGTGTTTGATTACATTGTGGTTGGCGGGGGCTCGGCGGGTTGTGTATTGGCTGCACGCTTGTCTGAAGACCCCACTGTCAGTGTGTGCTTACTTGAGGCTGGGGGTGGAGGTGCTTCTCCTTTTGTGAACAGCCCCGCGGGTTTCGCAGCAACTGTGCCTTGGGGCGGTTACAGTTGGCATTATCAAACCGTGCCTCAAGCGCATTTGAATGGCCGTCGAGACCGAGTGCCGCGAGGCAAAGTGTTAGGGGGGTCAAGTGCCATCAACGCCATGGTGTACATCCGTGGCAATCGGTGGGACTACGATCAATGGGCTGCGGCGGGTAATCGGGGGTGGGCATACGATGAGGTGTTGCCGTATTTTAAAAAAGCCGAGCACAGTGAAATATTCCCAAATGACCCCCATCATGGGGTGGGCGGCCCGCTCAATGTCAAACATTTGGATCAGTACAGCCCGATCAATGCCTTGTTTTTACAAGCGTGTGCAGCACATGGTGTTCCTGTCACCTCAGACCCCAATGGTGAACAGCAGTTTGGCAGCTGGTTGAGTGCGGTCACACAAAAAGCAGGTGAGCGGTGCAGCGCAGCGAAAGCCTATGTGCAACCCAACCTCAAACGTTCAAACCTGACTGTTGTCACACATGCCCATGTGCAGCGAATTTTATTTGAACATCAAACAGCGATTGGCGTTGTTTATCGACATGCCGAAAGCCATGAAACAGTTCATTTGCGCACGAGAAATGAAGTCATTTTAGCCAGTGGTGCGATCCACTCACCACAGTTGCTCATGTGGTCTGGGGTCGGTGATTTTGATACTCTGCATGTTTTGGGCATTCCTGTTGTAAAGCATTTGGCAGGCGTGGGATGCAATTTACAGGATCATTTTACGGTCACCGCCATATGGCGGGCGAAAAATCAAGAAGGGTTGTTTGGTTTGAATATTCGCGGCAGTTATGATGTGGCACATGGCGTATACGATTGGTGGCGGCATCGCCGAGGCATGTTGACCACAAATTTTGCTGAATCGGGTGCATTCATTTTTAGCGCTGAAAACGTGGGAACTCCAGACATACAGCTCGCACTCATCGTTGGCATGGTCGATGAGCATGCCCGTCGAATGCATTGGGGCGCAGGGTACAGCATCCATGTGACTCTCATGCGTCCAAAAAGCCGAGGGTGCATCAAGTTGAATCCAAAAGATGTGTATGGCATGCCCCTGATTGATCCTAATTTTTTAGCGGAAACAGAAGACATCGAGGTCATGGTGCGTGGGCTCAAAAAGACCCTCAGCATCATGAATGATGGTGCATTACAAAGCTATCGAGGCGAATTGCTGTATCCGATCAATGCTCAGGATGACGCGAACCTAAAAAATTACATACGCCAACATGGCAGTACCGAATACCATCCCGTCGGCACGTGTAAAATGGGTTCCGCCAGTGATGCGATGGCGGTGGTCGACGATCATTTGTGCGTTCATGGCGTACTCGGACTGCGGGTGGTTGATGCCTCCATCATGCCGACCATCGTTTCGGGCAACACCAATGCCCCAACCATTATGATTGCGGAAAAAGCAGCAGACTTAATAAAACACAGTAAAATAGAAAAAGACATAAAAAATAGAGCCTCAAATGGAGATTCACCCACCGTTGTTGTGTAA
- a CDS encoding OmpA family protein, which yields MQRQFKAITAITLAATLALTGCASINEGMQSTGSGTAIGAGLGALAGAAIGAATAGKHETRSILTGAAIGAAAGAGGGYVWSQRMQAQKTAMEKATAGTGIDVSKTTDNRLKLDIPADVSFDSNSYAIKSNFRPILDKFAQTLQANTITTVNIIGHTDSTGNDAINNPLSVNRAASTRDYLTARGVSSSRFTIEGMGSRQPVASNATEAGKAQNRRVEVFIGEPVTH from the coding sequence ATGCAACGTCAATTTAAAGCGATTACCGCAATCACACTGGCTGCCACTTTGGCGCTCACAGGTTGTGCCAGCATCAATGAAGGCATGCAAAGCACAGGATCGGGTACAGCGATCGGCGCAGGTTTAGGGGCATTGGCAGGTGCAGCGATCGGCGCAGCCACTGCTGGTAAACATGAAACTCGAAGCATTCTCACCGGTGCAGCCATTGGCGCAGCTGCTGGCGCAGGTGGTGGTTATGTGTGGTCGCAACGCATGCAAGCGCAAAAAACCGCAATGGAAAAAGCCACGGCAGGCACAGGCATTGACGTGAGCAAGACAACTGACAATCGCCTGAAACTTGACATCCCAGCGGATGTTTCATTTGACAGCAACAGCTATGCGATTAAATCAAATTTCCGTCCGATTTTGGATAAATTTGCTCAAACCTTGCAAGCCAATACGATCACCACAGTGAACATCATTGGGCACACTGACAGCACAGGCAATGACGCCATCAACAATCCATTGTCGGTCAATCGCGCCGCCAGTACACGTGATTATTTGACAGCCCGTGGTGTTTCCAGCAGCCGTTTCACCATTGAAGGCATGGGCTCACGCCAACCCGTGGCGAGCAATGCGACTGAAGCAGGTAAAGCACAGAATCGCCGAGTCGAGGTTTTCATCGGTGAACCTGTGACACATTGA
- a CDS encoding lysophospholipid acyltransferase family protein has translation MAAIRSAIFMVLIVLWTIPFSILCMLTAVLPYRARYAFTSVWNRVTIFAARWILGIRYELRGVENLPEKGRGAVVLAKHQSAWETIFLLYALGNPLCFVFKRELLMVPFFGWGLGLLRMVAIDRNSGQDAMTQTVDQARVRLADGVWMIMFPEGTRIAPGEPSKFRSGGSRLAVSLNAPIIPIAHNAGECWPKKPWVKQAGKVTVSIGPLIETVGRPVNEVHKEMVGWIETEMSRLPKAREA, from the coding sequence ATGGCGGCGATTCGCTCTGCAATTTTTATGGTCTTGATCGTTCTTTGGACGATCCCTTTTTCAATTTTGTGTATGTTAACAGCGGTATTGCCTTACCGTGCGCGGTATGCATTTACGTCCGTCTGGAATCGTGTGACGATTTTTGCCGCGAGGTGGATTTTGGGCATTCGCTATGAGTTGCGAGGGGTGGAGAATTTACCTGAAAAAGGCCGTGGTGCGGTGGTGTTGGCGAAGCACCAATCGGCATGGGAAACGATCTTCTTGTTGTATGCCCTGGGCAACCCCCTGTGTTTTGTGTTCAAGCGTGAGCTGTTGATGGTGCCTTTTTTTGGTTGGGGTTTGGGTTTGTTGCGTATGGTGGCGATTGATCGAAATTCAGGTCAGGATGCGATGACTCAAACAGTGGATCAGGCGCGTGTGCGTTTGGCCGATGGGGTGTGGATGATCATGTTCCCAGAAGGCACACGCATTGCACCTGGTGAGCCGAGTAAATTTCGGTCAGGTGGGTCACGCTTGGCGGTGTCATTGAATGCCCCCATCATTCCGATAGCCCACAATGCGGGGGAATGCTGGCCGAAAAAACCTTGGGTTAAGCAAGCGGGTAAAGTCACCGTGTCCATTGGGCCGTTGATTGAAACGGTTGGCCGCCCTGTGAATGAGGTGCACAAAGAAATGGTGGGGTGGATTGAGACAGAAATGAGTCGCCTGCCAAAGGCACGTGAGGCGTGA